In Gemmatimonadota bacterium, one genomic interval encodes:
- a CDS encoding DUF5069 domain-containing protein: protein MQISNLRSSYEKVGEIVFFGRMLDKIRLHAQGKLPKDYNRGVGLDGRCLRFLQIDYDALVRRVLLGGTDEEILEWCFENGRRPNNEEIQIWNQFMEKRGWRDDSTPELKKMKAERGFSDRDDILTFFDFHDADEER from the coding sequence ATGCAAATTTCCAACTTAAGGAGTTCCTACGAAAAAGTAGGAGAGATCGTATTCTTCGGGCGAATGCTGGACAAAATCCGACTTCACGCTCAAGGCAAGCTTCCAAAGGACTACAATCGTGGGGTTGGACTTGATGGTCGATGCCTTCGCTTTCTTCAAATAGACTACGATGCATTAGTTCGAAGGGTTCTTCTTGGTGGAACTGATGAGGAAATACTGGAATGGTGTTTTGAGAATGGAAGACGTCCCAATAATGAAGAAATTCAAATCTGGAATCAATTCATGGAAAAGCGCGGCTGGCGCGACGATTCCACTCCTGAGCTTAAAAAAATGAAAGCGGAGCGTGGATTTTCAGATCGGGATGACATATTGACCTTTTTTGATTTTCATGATGCAGATG
- a CDS encoding phosphotransferase yields the protein MQTSEQTKTNLRRYDSLTPRGQARRLRELAKSALRQFDIRVHRLELIKHLVNTTFRLRSDEGEFLVRIHREKNHTVRLVESELAWLLALSKEADVTVQTPYTTPDGRVVVLAEAAGVPRAYPVTMLSWIKGRIVPQVRRTTRHYEGLGRLVATLHKHAMQWDPPDDFERPVYDAIHQLGKFSVRPLPELGPRYLPAHVLRDMEAVYERRREAERVLGTGCEHFGLIHFDLSFSNILFYGGEALPIDFDACGLGFYAYDLGVALTGPFAYENFMARCEAVFRGYRQVLPLRREWIEYLPTFMASRTASYILHVAANPKAVESQWRSLLRPLLKASPDQFPS from the coding sequence ATGCAAACATCTGAACAGACGAAGACCAATCTGAGGCGTTATGATTCCCTCACCCCCAGAGGCCAGGCTCGGCGTCTGCGCGAACTCGCGAAGTCCGCACTACGTCAATTCGACATTCGCGTCCATCGCCTCGAACTCATCAAACACCTGGTCAACACGACATTCAGACTCCGATCAGATGAAGGAGAATTTCTGGTTCGCATTCACCGGGAAAAAAACCACACCGTTCGCCTGGTCGAATCAGAACTGGCGTGGCTCCTGGCGCTGTCCAAAGAAGCCGATGTTACAGTTCAGACGCCCTATACCACCCCAGACGGCAGAGTCGTTGTTTTGGCGGAAGCCGCCGGCGTGCCCAGAGCGTACCCCGTTACTATGCTTTCATGGATCAAAGGAAGGATCGTGCCTCAGGTGCGTCGGACAACCAGGCATTACGAAGGTCTCGGACGCCTTGTTGCCACACTACACAAACACGCGATGCAGTGGGATCCACCTGACGATTTCGAACGCCCTGTCTATGACGCCATTCACCAACTGGGAAAGTTCTCAGTCCGACCCTTGCCTGAGTTAGGACCTCGATACCTGCCCGCGCACGTCTTGAGGGACATGGAAGCCGTCTATGAACGGCGTCGAGAAGCCGAAAGGGTGTTGGGTACTGGTTGCGAGCATTTTGGCCTGATTCACTTTGACCTCAGCTTCAGCAACATTCTGTTCTATGGCGGGGAAGCGCTACCGATTGATTTCGATGCGTGTGGCCTCGGTTTTTATGCCTACGATCTCGGTGTTGCTCTGACAGGTCCTTTTGCCTACGAGAACTTTATGGCCCGATGTGAGGCTGTCTTCCGAGGCTATCGCCAGGTCCTACCTCTCAGGCGAGAATGGATCGAGTACCTCCCGACCTTCATGGCATCTCGCACTGCTTCCTATATCTTGCATGTCGCAGCGAATCCGAAGGCTGTAGAATCACAGTGGCGCTCCCTCCTGCGTCCCCTTCTTAAGGCCTCTCCTGATCAGTTTCCCTCCTGA